The following proteins are co-located in the Chthonomonadales bacterium genome:
- a CDS encoding type II toxin-antitoxin system PemK/MazF family toxin, translating to MLDPRRGDIVRVRFDPVEGSEQAGERPAIVLSPDFINARAPIIIIAPLTSRKTDRLYPYEALIEPPDGGLTICSKAMLLHVRGIARSRVIAHHGRVADETMRRVEEALALAIGLRGV from the coding sequence ATGCTTGACCCACGACGCGGCGACATCGTGCGCGTGCGCTTCGACCCCGTCGAGGGGTCGGAGCAAGCCGGGGAGCGCCCCGCGATCGTCCTGTCGCCGGACTTCATTAACGCGCGGGCGCCGATCATCATCATCGCTCCGCTCACCAGTCGCAAGACCGATCGGCTCTATCCCTATGAAGCTCTGATCGAGCCTCCGGACGGAGGACTGACCATCTGCTCCAAGGCGATGCTGTTGCACGTCCGCGGCATCGCCAGGAGCCGCGTGATCGCGCACCATGGACGCGTCGCCGATGAGACCATGCGGCGCGTGGAAGAGGCTCTGGCCCTCGCCATCGGCCTGCGAGGAGTGTAG